A stretch of Caldanaerobius polysaccharolyticus DSM 13641 DNA encodes these proteins:
- the smc gene encoding chromosome segregation protein SMC: MYLKKLEIQGFKSFADKVELEFNGGITAVVGPNGCGKSNISDAIRWVLGEQSVKNLRGSKMEDVIFAGTPNRKALGFASVTITFDNRDGTLPIDYEEVAIGRKLYRSGESEYSINGTPCRLKDITDLLYSTGIGKDGYSIIGQGQVEKVINSRPDDRREIFDEATGISKYKYKKQEAIKKLEEANNNLQRLDDIIGEVEIQRASLKEQADKARRYIELYERLKTLEVNGILKELDKVDESIGLSVNEGNLLQVKINGLEEKKSEMVAELEERKEKCKALREEAERLDLAVRDLEQNREKMENQYQVLHERLLNREKDRVSYENEIAKAKGIVEHIEKQLEECSARIGQKQLFLSRIDAFQMNMELKLSRMNDMLEKKEKEEGDVRDIHAKINYLVELIKKNEEQLSKLDESIEDICRSLEKKKRLYGEEKKCYDKFQSNLEKVNQVVKEKSLMLDEINESLEKHRGEFYRINKEIDRLTVKLSGLKAKSEQINRSVKALVDARYKDSGLPQFWPVIDLVEVPEAYRVAVEVALGSALYDVVVNTDDDARALVEYLKQHNLGRVTFIPLNAVRDVRLDSNREIYQEDGFIDYAIKLINYEAKYDRAIKFLFDRVLVCRNMDSALRLSRKYPYRYKIVTLEGEIIYPSGLITGGSLNKSAMVGVQSERRLLESAIGEQRKKCREAAEKIKAMEVQVEAIRVEIARLKQRRDDLEKAVRDGEVKCHRLKLDMEFLERQLEQLQRNKGALYSETEGLKEQLKSYSHRIDRMEENSENWQQYKDAVENLKRKLLNVKLIKARYQEQVSSLYRQRDEHENALRQKKLEIDGFEAKYHSVLTEIDQLQARIKELAEGREELKGKKRELMARIVDIKDRLMAFEKEIEEITRDIQDVDGQLKDLAEKKMRCQLDKAKWELKRSDLVNALEDLYGMSLEQAQALRQEVDVDSAEVKRLKKEIELLGDVNKGSIEEYRKVDERYLFLDAQRKDLQESMAKIQKVIDELNEAMKQQFISQLELINKNFDRALKELFGGGKGRLILVDSQDVLQSGIDIEVRLPGKKVQNMQLLSGGEKALCAISLLFAFLYANPSPFCVLDEIDASLDEANVERFASFLQRLSQRIQFIVITHRRGTMMAADYAYGVSMPEQGVSRLLSVKIDEEAS, from the coding sequence ATGTACCTTAAAAAGCTTGAAATACAGGGATTTAAGTCCTTTGCAGATAAAGTGGAGCTAGAGTTTAACGGCGGAATCACTGCGGTGGTAGGTCCTAATGGGTGTGGTAAAAGCAACATATCTGACGCCATAAGGTGGGTACTGGGCGAACAGAGCGTAAAGAACCTCAGAGGCAGCAAGATGGAAGACGTTATATTTGCGGGGACGCCTAACAGGAAAGCCTTGGGTTTTGCTTCTGTCACTATAACCTTCGACAACCGGGATGGGACGTTGCCTATAGACTACGAGGAAGTGGCTATTGGCCGCAAGCTTTATAGATCCGGAGAAAGCGAGTATTCCATAAACGGTACCCCATGCAGGTTGAAGGACATAACAGATCTTCTATACAGTACAGGCATAGGCAAAGACGGCTATTCCATCATAGGACAAGGACAGGTAGAAAAGGTCATAAATTCCAGACCTGATGACAGGAGAGAAATATTTGACGAAGCCACAGGTATTTCGAAATACAAGTATAAGAAGCAGGAAGCCATAAAAAAGCTGGAGGAGGCCAACAATAACCTGCAGAGGCTTGATGACATAATAGGAGAGGTAGAAATTCAGAGAGCCTCGCTGAAAGAGCAGGCCGATAAAGCCCGGAGGTATATTGAGTTATATGAGAGGCTAAAAACCCTTGAGGTAAACGGCATCCTTAAGGAGCTGGATAAAGTAGACGAGAGTATAGGTTTATCTGTAAATGAAGGAAACCTGTTGCAGGTAAAAATAAATGGCCTAGAAGAGAAGAAAAGCGAAATGGTTGCTGAGCTTGAAGAGCGAAAAGAAAAATGCAAAGCTTTGAGGGAAGAGGCAGAACGGTTGGATCTTGCGGTAAGGGATCTGGAGCAAAATAGAGAAAAGATGGAGAACCAGTACCAGGTATTGCATGAACGGCTTTTGAACAGAGAAAAGGATAGGGTAAGTTATGAAAATGAAATCGCTAAAGCGAAAGGCATCGTAGAGCATATAGAAAAGCAACTGGAAGAGTGTTCAGCGAGGATAGGTCAAAAACAACTGTTTTTGAGCAGGATAGATGCATTTCAAATGAATATGGAATTAAAGCTTTCCCGTATGAACGACATGCTGGAGAAAAAAGAAAAAGAAGAGGGCGATGTTCGGGATATCCATGCGAAGATAAATTATCTTGTGGAGCTGATTAAAAAGAATGAAGAGCAGCTGAGCAAGCTGGATGAGAGTATAGAGGATATCTGCCGATCTTTAGAAAAAAAGAAACGTTTGTACGGCGAGGAGAAAAAGTGTTATGATAAATTCCAGTCGAACTTAGAAAAAGTGAACCAGGTGGTAAAAGAAAAGTCGCTGATGCTGGATGAGATCAATGAATCTCTGGAAAAACACAGGGGCGAGTTTTACAGGATTAACAAAGAAATAGACAGGCTTACAGTGAAGTTATCAGGGCTTAAGGCCAAATCTGAACAAATCAATAGGAGCGTCAAAGCCCTGGTTGACGCCAGGTATAAGGATAGCGGGTTGCCTCAGTTTTGGCCTGTTATAGACCTCGTTGAGGTACCTGAGGCGTACCGCGTGGCTGTGGAAGTAGCGTTAGGGTCAGCGCTATATGACGTGGTGGTGAACACCGATGATGATGCCAGGGCGCTTGTGGAATACTTGAAACAGCACAATCTAGGTAGGGTCACTTTTATACCTCTTAACGCTGTAAGAGATGTCAGGCTTGATAGCAACAGAGAAATTTACCAAGAGGATGGCTTTATAGATTACGCTATAAAGCTTATAAATTATGAGGCAAAATACGACAGGGCGATAAAGTTCCTTTTTGACAGGGTACTCGTGTGCCGCAATATGGATAGCGCCCTTCGCCTGTCCCGAAAATACCCTTACCGCTATAAGATCGTAACGCTGGAAGGCGAGATAATATATCCTTCTGGTTTGATCACAGGGGGTAGCTTAAACAAAAGCGCGATGGTCGGGGTGCAAAGCGAAAGGCGCCTCTTGGAAAGCGCCATTGGAGAACAGCGGAAAAAGTGCAGGGAAGCAGCAGAGAAGATAAAAGCAATGGAAGTTCAAGTAGAGGCTATACGAGTGGAGATAGCGAGGTTAAAACAGCGAAGGGATGATCTGGAAAAAGCGGTGCGAGATGGTGAAGTGAAGTGCCATAGGTTGAAACTTGACATGGAATTTTTGGAGAGACAGCTGGAGCAATTGCAAAGAAATAAAGGCGCGTTGTATTCTGAAACAGAGGGGCTTAAGGAGCAGTTGAAAAGCTACAGCCACAGGATAGACAGGATGGAAGAGAATTCAGAGAATTGGCAACAATATAAAGACGCGGTGGAGAATTTAAAGAGAAAATTGTTGAACGTAAAGCTCATAAAAGCTAGATACCAGGAGCAGGTTTCTTCGCTATACCGCCAGAGGGATGAACATGAAAATGCCCTGCGACAAAAAAAGCTGGAGATTGATGGATTTGAAGCTAAATATCATTCTGTTTTAACAGAAATTGATCAGCTGCAAGCACGTATTAAAGAATTGGCAGAGGGTAGAGAAGAATTAAAAGGCAAAAAAAGAGAATTGATGGCTAGAATAGTAGATATAAAGGACCGGTTGATGGCCTTTGAAAAAGAGATAGAGGAAATAACGCGAGATATACAGGACGTGGATGGGCAGCTTAAAGATCTGGCGGAAAAAAAGATGAGGTGCCAATTGGATAAGGCAAAATGGGAGCTTAAGAGGAGCGATTTGGTTAACGCCTTGGAAGACCTGTACGGCATGTCCTTAGAACAGGCGCAGGCGCTTAGGCAAGAAGTTGACGTGGATAGCGCCGAGGTCAAGAGGCTAAAGAAGGAGATAGAGCTATTAGGGGATGTAAACAAGGGTTCTATAGAGGAGTACAGGAAGGTTGATGAGAGGTACCTTTTTCTTGATGCTCAGCGCAAAGACCTTCAAGAGTCAATGGCCAAGATTCAAAAGGTGATAGACGAGCTGAATGAAGCCATGAAACAGCAGTTTATAAGCCAGCTGGAGCTCATCAATAAGAATTTTGACAGGGCGTTAAAAGAGCTGTTTGGCGGCGGCAAAGGGAGACTGATCCTCGTGGATAGCCAGGATGTGCTTCAATCGGGTATAGATATAGAAGTCCGGCTGCCAGGTAAAAAGGTCCAGAATATGCAGTTGCTATCCGGTGGCGAAAAGGCCCTGTGTGCTATCTCGCTTCTATTTGCTTTTCTGTACGCGAATCCCTCTCCTTTTTGTGTTCTTGACGAGATAGATGCGTCCCTTGACGAAGCCAATGTGGAGAGATTTGCTTCGTTTTTACAGAGATTGTCTCAGAGGATCCAATTTATCGTCATAACCCACAGAAGAGGTACGATGATGGCGGCAGATTACGCCTACGGCGTGTCTATGCCTGAACAGGGAGTATCCCGCCTTTTGTCTGTTAAAATAGATGAGGAGGCAAGTTAG
- the ftsY gene encoding signal recognition particle-docking protein FtsY, with product MAFGFFDRLKEGLKKTRTGIAEKMEKIIKIYPRLSDEFYDELEEVLITSDMGIETTMKIISDIKREAREKKLSDAEAVKDLLKNRLYEILDRNEKGDEGTKSPCVVLVIGVNGVGKTTSIGKLAHVYREKGKKVLLAAADTFRAAAIEQIEEWGKRAGVDVIKHHEGSDPSAVVFDAIQAAKSRKADVLICDTAGRLHNKKNLMNELSKIERVISREYPEAYKEVFLVLDATTGQNALQQAMLFKEAADITGIILTKLDGTAKGGIVVAICSEIGIPVKYIGVGEGIDDLQPFSAKDFVDALFSS from the coding sequence ATGGCATTTGGGTTCTTTGATAGGTTAAAAGAAGGTCTTAAAAAGACCCGTACGGGTATAGCTGAAAAAATGGAAAAGATTATAAAGATTTACCCCCGATTGTCTGATGAATTTTACGATGAGCTGGAAGAGGTTTTGATAACATCGGATATGGGAATAGAAACGACCATGAAAATAATAAGCGACATCAAGCGGGAAGCCAGAGAGAAAAAGTTAAGCGATGCTGAGGCTGTAAAGGATTTGTTAAAGAACAGGCTTTACGAGATATTAGACCGCAATGAAAAAGGTGACGAGGGAACAAAGAGCCCTTGTGTAGTCCTTGTGATAGGGGTAAATGGGGTTGGCAAAACCACCTCTATAGGCAAACTGGCCCATGTGTACCGAGAAAAAGGCAAGAAGGTGCTTTTAGCTGCTGCTGACACCTTTAGGGCCGCAGCTATAGAACAGATTGAGGAGTGGGGCAAAAGGGCTGGTGTAGACGTGATTAAGCATCATGAGGGATCAGATCCTTCGGCAGTGGTTTTTGATGCCATACAGGCTGCTAAGTCCAGAAAAGCCGATGTTTTGATTTGTGATACGGCAGGGCGCCTGCACAATAAAAAAAATCTCATGAATGAGCTCTCAAAGATCGAAAGAGTGATTTCTCGGGAATACCCTGAGGCCTACAAAGAGGTATTTTTGGTGCTCGACGCGACCACAGGGCAAAATGCCTTACAACAGGCTATGCTGTTTAAAGAAGCTGCGGATATCACGGGGATTATTTTGACTAAACTGGATGGCACTGCTAAAGGCGGTATTGTCGTAGCCATATGTTCTGAGATAGGCATCCCTGTAAAGTATATCGGCGTGGGAGAGGGTATCGACGACCTTCAACCTTTTTCTGCAAAAGATTTTGTAGACGCGTTGTTTTCTTCTTGA
- the ylxM gene encoding YlxM family DNA-binding protein, producing the protein MQKEDAFEKRTRLNTYFDFYGRLLTQKQRDVFKMYYLNDYSMGEISEELHISRQGVFDVLKRAEKVLEEHEEKLGLVKRFEEKQSEFRNVFRRLKELGETLPEDKKAIVWDIIDELSEAIEGLV; encoded by the coding sequence ATGCAAAAAGAGGATGCGTTTGAAAAGCGAACAAGGCTGAACACCTATTTTGATTTTTACGGCCGTCTGTTGACGCAAAAGCAGCGAGATGTGTTCAAGATGTATTATTTAAACGATTATTCCATGGGAGAGATATCAGAGGAACTACATATATCGCGGCAAGGGGTTTTTGATGTTCTCAAAAGGGCGGAGAAAGTGCTGGAGGAACACGAAGAAAAGCTGGGACTGGTAAAAAGATTTGAAGAAAAGCAGAGTGAGTTCAGAAATGTCTTCAGGCGGTTAAAAGAGCTTGGGGAGACTCTGCCTGAGGATAAAAAAGCGATAGTGTGGGACATAATAGATGAATTAAGTGAGGCTATAGAAGGTCTGGTATAG
- the ffh gene encoding signal recognition particle protein yields the protein MAFENLADKLQNVFKKLRGKGKLGEKDIKDAMREVRLALLEADVNFKVVKDFINRVSQRCVGAEVLKSLTPAQQVIKIVKDELTELMGSTQSRLNTSAGSPFVVMMVGLQGSGKTTTAAKIGGYLYKQGKHPMLVACDVYRPAAIKQLQVVGEKLGLPVFSLGQNVSPVDIAKASISAARKNGNDVVIIDTAGRLHIDEEMMQELKAIKAEVKPHEILLVVDAMTGQDAVNIAQNFNEKLGIDGIVMTKLDGDTRGGAALSVKAVTGKPIKFVGVGEKLEDIEVFHPDRMASRILGMGDVLTLIEKAEQAYDEKRALELQEKISKQQFTLQDFLEQMQEVKKIGPINQILEMIPGLNQKQLKGFNVDEREISRIEAIIKSMTPEERINPSIINSSRKKRIAMGSGTTIQDVNKLLREFEQTKKMIKQFQDLDKDLKKGKKGFPLFKF from the coding sequence ATGGCGTTTGAAAATCTGGCCGATAAGCTTCAAAACGTATTTAAAAAATTAAGAGGTAAGGGAAAGCTGGGCGAAAAAGACATTAAGGACGCGATGCGGGAAGTCAGGCTTGCCTTATTGGAAGCTGATGTAAATTTCAAGGTGGTAAAAGACTTTATAAACCGCGTTTCCCAGAGGTGCGTAGGAGCGGAAGTCCTGAAAAGCTTGACACCTGCTCAGCAGGTGATAAAGATAGTAAAGGATGAGCTTACTGAGCTGATGGGCTCTACTCAGAGCAGGTTGAATACCTCAGCAGGTTCCCCTTTTGTCGTTATGATGGTAGGGCTTCAAGGATCAGGCAAGACTACTACAGCGGCTAAAATAGGCGGATATTTGTATAAACAAGGTAAACACCCCATGCTGGTAGCGTGCGATGTCTATAGACCTGCTGCTATAAAGCAATTGCAGGTGGTAGGAGAAAAGTTGGGGTTGCCCGTTTTTTCTTTAGGGCAAAATGTCAGTCCAGTGGATATTGCTAAAGCGTCGATTAGTGCCGCCAGGAAAAACGGCAACGATGTAGTTATAATAGACACAGCGGGAAGGTTACACATAGATGAAGAAATGATGCAAGAGCTAAAAGCGATAAAAGCGGAAGTCAAACCTCACGAAATACTGCTGGTGGTCGATGCCATGACTGGCCAGGACGCTGTCAATATCGCTCAGAACTTCAACGAAAAGCTGGGAATAGACGGAATAGTCATGACGAAGCTGGACGGAGATACCAGAGGCGGAGCGGCCCTTTCGGTAAAAGCGGTGACGGGCAAGCCTATCAAGTTCGTAGGAGTGGGCGAAAAGCTGGAGGACATAGAGGTATTTCATCCCGACAGAATGGCATCGCGCATATTGGGCATGGGAGATGTGCTTACTCTGATTGAAAAAGCGGAGCAGGCATACGATGAAAAGAGAGCGTTAGAGCTCCAAGAGAAGATAAGCAAGCAGCAGTTTACGTTGCAGGATTTTTTGGAGCAGATGCAGGAAGTCAAGAAAATAGGCCCTATAAATCAGATACTGGAGATGATTCCGGGGTTAAATCAAAAGCAGTTAAAGGGGTTTAATGTGGACGAGAGAGAAATATCCAGAATAGAGGCTATTATTAAATCCATGACCCCTGAAGAGAGGATTAACCCTTCTATAATAAATTCCAGCAGGAAAAAGAGAATAGCCATGGGTAGCGGTACTACCATTCAGGATGTAAACAAATTGTTGAGGGAATTTGAGCAGACCAAAAAAATGATTAAGCAATTTCAGGATTTAGATAAAGATTTAAAAAAGGGCAAGAAGGGATTTCCGTTGTTCAAATTTTAG
- the rpsP gene encoding 30S ribosomal protein S16, which translates to MAVKIRLMRMGAKNNPFYRVVVTDSRSPRDGKFIESIGYYNPISQPREVKIDAEKALEWLKKGAQPSDAVRLILKSQGII; encoded by the coding sequence ATGGCAGTAAAGATAAGGCTGATGAGAATGGGAGCTAAAAACAATCCTTTCTACAGGGTTGTGGTTACAGATTCCAGATCTCCTCGCGATGGCAAATTTATCGAGTCAATAGGGTATTATAACCCTATATCCCAGCCGAGAGAGGTTAAGATTGATGCCGAAAAGGCTTTAGAATGGTTGAAAAAAGGCGCGCAGCCGTCAGATGCTGTCAGGCTCATTTTAAAATCCCAAGGTATCATATAG
- a CDS encoding KH domain-containing protein, translating into MASLGELVKVIAQSLVNDPDSVEVKEIQGEHSIIIELKVAPEDTGKVIGKQGRTAKAIRTIVRTAAIKQNKKVMVEII; encoded by the coding sequence TTGGCATCCTTAGGAGAGTTAGTCAAGGTTATCGCTCAATCTCTTGTCAATGATCCCGATTCTGTAGAAGTAAAGGAAATCCAAGGAGAGCATTCCATCATCATTGAGCTAAAGGTAGCGCCAGAGGATACAGGCAAGGTAATAGGGAAGCAGGGAAGGACAGCAAAAGCTATAAGGACGATAGTGAGAACCGCGGCAATTAAGCAGAATAAAAAAGTAATGGTGGAAATCATATAA
- the rimM gene encoding ribosome maturation factor RimM (Essential for efficient processing of 16S rRNA): MLEYLMIGKVVSPHGVKGEVKVYPTTKGVKRYDNLEWLYADENGCLVRYDVQWVKYHKNMVILKLKGIDSRDEAEKIRGCPLKVDRKHAIELEENEYFIGDIIGLEVRDIYGAPMGKVVDVISTGSNDVYVVNGPEGEVLIPAIKQFVKKIDIEKGMMVVEI, encoded by the coding sequence ATGCTAGAGTATTTGATGATCGGTAAGGTCGTATCTCCCCACGGCGTAAAAGGGGAAGTAAAGGTATACCCTACGACTAAGGGCGTAAAGAGGTACGACAATTTGGAATGGCTGTACGCCGATGAAAATGGCTGCCTTGTAAGGTATGACGTACAATGGGTTAAGTACCACAAAAACATGGTTATACTTAAATTGAAAGGGATAGACAGCCGCGATGAAGCGGAAAAGATAAGGGGATGCCCCTTGAAAGTTGACAGGAAGCACGCTATAGAGCTTGAAGAGAACGAGTATTTTATAGGCGACATCATAGGCCTTGAGGTGCGCGATATATATGGCGCCCCCATGGGCAAAGTAGTTGACGTCATATCTACAGGGAGCAATGACGTGTACGTGGTTAACGGCCCTGAAGGGGAGGTCTTAATTCCTGCGATCAAGCAATTCGTCAAAAAAATAGATATTGAAAAGGGTATGATGGTTGTTGAGATTTGA
- the trmD gene encoding tRNA (guanosine(37)-N1)-methyltransferase TrmD — protein MFRGMLESSIISRAINNGIVQVNLVNIRDFSLDKHRKVDDYPFGGGTGMIMSCEPISRAIASVRTQSSRVVYMSPKGRVYNQRIAEEYAALSHVIILCGHYEGVDQRVIDMEVDDEISLGDFVLTGGEIAAMALVDSVSRLIPGVLPEGAVKEESFNGGLLEYPQYTRPAVYKGVEVPPVLLSGNHEMIRRWRRKKAFEITMLRRPDLLADAKLSQEDLQIIFELECENIRYSNRKEGK, from the coding sequence ATGTTTCGGGGAATGTTAGAGTCCAGCATTATCTCTAGAGCGATAAATAATGGCATTGTCCAAGTAAATCTGGTTAATATACGGGATTTTTCGCTGGATAAACACAGAAAGGTGGACGATTATCCTTTTGGCGGTGGCACGGGCATGATCATGAGCTGCGAGCCTATATCCAGGGCTATTGCCAGCGTGCGCACGCAGTCTTCGAGGGTGGTGTATATGTCGCCTAAAGGTCGGGTTTACAACCAGCGCATTGCTGAAGAATACGCTGCTTTGAGTCACGTTATAATTCTCTGCGGTCATTACGAGGGAGTAGACCAAAGGGTTATAGACATGGAAGTGGATGACGAGATTTCACTGGGCGATTTTGTGCTTACAGGAGGCGAAATTGCAGCAATGGCCTTGGTGGATAGTGTAAGCAGGTTGATTCCTGGTGTTTTACCTGAAGGAGCCGTGAAGGAGGAATCTTTTAATGGCGGCTTGTTGGAGTATCCGCAGTACACCAGGCCCGCGGTCTATAAAGGAGTTGAGGTTCCACCCGTGCTTTTGTCCGGGAATCACGAAATGATAAGGCGATGGAGGAGAAAAAAGGCGTTTGAGATAACCATGCTTAGAAGGCCAGATTTGCTGGCAGATGCCAAACTATCGCAGGAAGACCTGCAGATAATATTTGAGCTTGAGTGTGAAAACATAAGGTACAGCAATCGAAAGGAGGGTAAATAA
- the rplS gene encoding 50S ribosomal protein L19 produces MDYIKYVEEQYRRSDIPDFNVGDTVRVNVKVIEGNRERIQAYEGIVISKKGEGLRETFTVRRVSYGVGVERTFLLHSPRISSIEVVKRGKVRRAKLYYLRDRVGKAARVKEL; encoded by the coding sequence ATGGACTACATCAAGTACGTTGAGGAGCAATATCGCAGAAGCGACATTCCTGATTTTAACGTAGGCGATACTGTAAGGGTAAATGTGAAAGTTATTGAAGGTAATAGGGAAAGGATCCAGGCCTATGAGGGCATTGTGATAAGCAAAAAAGGAGAAGGCCTAAGGGAGACATTTACTGTAAGGAGAGTATCCTACGGTGTAGGCGTAGAGAGGACATTTTTGCTTCACTCCCCGCGGATAAGCAGCATAGAGGTAGTAAAGCGGGGAAAAGTAAGGCGCGCCAAACTGTACTATTTGAGAGACAGGGTTGGCAAAGCAGCCAGGGTAAAAGAGCTGTGA
- the ylqF gene encoding ribosome biogenesis GTPase YlqF has protein sequence MIQWYPGHMAKTKKLIIENLKLVDVVLHIIDARVPRSSYNPLIEKLSGNKPQIVVMNKADLADDAASEIWIEYYRGKGIKAVKTNARNRKGIKDVLKAAKELTESKREKMARMGYVNVPIKFMIVGIPNVGKSAVINAMAGSAKAKVGNKPGITRGKQWIRIGGEFEYLDTPGILWPKFEDEMTGYMLAFVGSIKDEVLDFEEIALKLIGILSHRYPQALLESYQLNCLSEDPYANLLSIGEKRGCRVKGGEIDALKAARIVIDDFRNGRLGNITLELPEGVKYEQ, from the coding sequence ATGATTCAATGGTATCCCGGTCATATGGCTAAGACAAAAAAGTTAATAATTGAAAACCTCAAGCTTGTAGATGTGGTATTGCACATAATTGATGCGAGGGTTCCTAGAAGCAGTTATAACCCCCTTATAGAGAAGTTGTCAGGGAACAAACCTCAGATTGTGGTGATGAATAAAGCCGATTTAGCCGATGACGCTGCCAGTGAGATATGGATTGAGTACTACAGAGGAAAAGGCATAAAAGCCGTTAAGACCAATGCGAGAAATCGCAAGGGCATTAAGGATGTCTTGAAAGCTGCTAAGGAATTAACGGAGAGCAAGAGAGAAAAGATGGCCAGGATGGGTTATGTCAACGTGCCGATAAAGTTCATGATCGTAGGCATACCCAACGTAGGAAAATCCGCTGTGATAAATGCCATGGCAGGATCCGCTAAGGCAAAAGTTGGAAATAAACCGGGTATAACCAGGGGAAAGCAGTGGATAAGGATTGGAGGGGAATTTGAGTACCTGGATACGCCAGGTATATTGTGGCCTAAATTTGAGGATGAGATGACGGGGTATATGCTGGCTTTTGTGGGCTCGATTAAGGACGAAGTGCTGGATTTTGAAGAGATTGCGTTGAAGTTAATAGGTATTTTAAGCCATCGTTACCCTCAAGCCCTTTTGGAGAGTTACCAGCTGAATTGCCTATCAGAAGACCCTTACGCAAACCTGCTGAGCATAGGTGAAAAGAGAGGGTGCCGCGTAAAGGGTGGAGAAATTGATGCGCTTAAAGCGGCTAGAATTGTAATCGACGACTTTAGGAATGGAAGACTGGGCAATATAACGTTAGAGTTACCAGAAGGTGTAAAGTATGAACAATAG
- a CDS encoding YraN family protein gives MNNREIGCLGERIAESYLVQMGYTILERNFRQRGGEIDIVAQDDGTICFIEVKTRTGDAFGAPSEAVDIRKRAKISHMAMAYLYKNKLHNRPCRFDVVEIWLSGQSGEVKRINLIKDAFDFV, from the coding sequence ATGAACAATAGAGAGATAGGCTGTTTAGGAGAAAGGATAGCTGAATCTTATCTTGTGCAGATGGGTTATACGATACTGGAGAGAAACTTCCGACAGCGCGGAGGCGAGATAGACATCGTTGCACAGGACGATGGCACTATCTGCTTTATAGAGGTTAAAACGCGCACAGGAGACGCTTTTGGGGCACCTTCTGAGGCTGTGGACATAAGGAAGAGGGCTAAGATCAGCCATATGGCGATGGCGTATTTATACAAAAACAAATTACATAATCGCCCGTGTAGATTTGATGTGGTAGAAATATGGTTATCCGGACAATCAGGAGAGGTGAAAAGGATAAACCTCATCAAAGATGCCTTTGATTTTGTGTGA